In Leishmania braziliensis MHOM/BR/75/M2904 complete genome, chromosome 31, one genomic interval encodes:
- a CDS encoding zinc transporter-like protein has product MSAEQPGETTGLTVAFAGPSVANYHAASTPAYVTVAEERTIDEALSAVEARRESEKKVLLGALIFCFVFMLVEFTSGVMAHSLALLTDAIHLLADVGSYALSIGALVAAGRAACGRYSYGWHRAEVIGTLISVFSIWALVTWIVIEAGYRTYDIYMCSRVPAQVSAGVRSVRDCQAVDSRLMIVVGVLGMVVNVVCASILYFGGSHGHSHFGSSHGHSHDGSGEHNQDHIHEDDHDHGHDHNHDHDHDHDHGHATQSGGSIGSHKGFAVHAAILHAMGDCVQSIGVILAGIVIYLCNLAYYGKHTYEHSLFNLADPFCSVMFAVITLNMTKALLMDLFGILMESTPASVDYSALDAALRQIDGVVDVHDLHVWSLSAEYVSLSVHLVADDSADALHKAQHICSAHFGIRHTTIQVDPVAIGAAGCASACASPTVHDEVSSHYM; this is encoded by the coding sequence ATGTCAGCTGAGCAGCCTGGAGAGACGACAGGGTTGACAGTGGCTTTTGCGGGCCCGTCAGTCGCCAACTACCATGCCGCTTCCACTCCGGCCTACGTCACAGTTGCCGAGGAGCGCACAATTGATGAGGCGCTGTCCGCCGTAGAGGCCCGTCGCGAGTCGGAGAAGAAGGTTCTCCTGGGCGCTCTCATCTTCTGTTTCGTTTTTATGCTCGTCGAGTTCACCAGCGGTGTGATGGCCCACTCGCTGGCCCTGCTCACGGATGCCATCCACTTGCTGGCCGATGTGGGTTCCTATGCACTGAGCATTGGCGCCCTCGTCGCAGCGGGTCGTGCGGCGTGCGGCCGCTACAGCTACGGCTGGCACCGGGCTGAGGTGATTGGCACCCTCATCTCCGTCTTTTCGATCTGGGCCTTGGTGACCTGGATTGTTATTGAAGCAGGATACCGCACCTACGATATATACATGTGCAGCCGCGTCCCGGCTCAAGTTTCCGCTGGCGTTAGGAGCGTTCGCGACTGCCAAGCAGTTGACTCTCGTCTCATGATCGTCGTTGGTGTGCTTGGCATGGTGGTGAATGTCGTATGTGCCTCCATCCTCTACTTTGGCGGCTCTCACGGCCACAGCCACTTCGGCTCCTCGCACGGGCACAGCCACGACGGGAGTGGGGAGCACAACCAGGACCACATTCACGAAGACGATCATGACCATGGACACGATCACAaccacgaccacgaccacgaccacgaccaCGGACATGCAACGCAAAGCGGTGGCAGCATTGGCAGCCACAAGGGGTTTGCTGTGCACGCTGCTATCCTGCATGCGATGGGTGACTGCGTCCAGTCCATTGGTGTCATTCTCGCCGGTATTGTCATCTACCTGTGTAACCTTGCCTACTACGGCAAGCACACATACGAGCACTCCCTCTTCAACCTTGCTGACCCCTTCTGCTCTGTCATGTTCGCTGTCATCACGCTGAATATGACCAAGGCCCTCCTGATGGACCTGTTCGGAATTCTGATGGAGAGCACACCAGCGAGCGTCGACTACAGCGCTCTggacgcggcgctgcggcagatcGACGGCGTAGTCGATGTGCATGACTTACACGTCTGGTCCCTGTCGGCCGAGTATGTCTCCCTCTCGGTGCACTTAGTGGCAGACGATTCCGCCGACGCTCTGCACAAGGCGCAGCACATCTGCAGTGCACACTTTGGCATTCGTCACACCACCATTCAGGTCGACCCGGTGGCCATCGGCGCCGCCGGATgcgccagcgcctgcgcctcgccGACTGTGCATGATGAGGTGTCGAGCCACTACATGTGA